The genomic window acattgtttctgtatataaacactgaaaaacgTCTCAAATTTACTCACtttttgttgattatttctCCACCCTGACCactttatccatccatccatccatcgatcgATCCATCCATCGATCCTTcgatccatctctctctctctctctctctctctctctctctcatttgtttttatatccGGTTTTTGTTGCCGTTTTGTTAAAAACCATTAACTTCAATCCAATCGCTATTAGTGAAGATCACGTGATTATGGTCGCCTCGTCCTATCGGATAAAATCAACATCAGCACAAAAACTGTAATCTTGTACTAACATGAATCCGAAGGGACTTTAAAGCGCGAAATAAAGtattaggtttattttaatacgTTTTTAAAAAGATGTCTGAATGTAACGAAGTGGTTAAAACTGAGTAACAGATCTCGTATCCATGCTAACACTCTATTAGCCACAAAACCACAAACTAGTCGAAAAATTTAGTAACGTTTATAGTAAATATTAATCTGCACAAACATAAcactaataatgataatgatgatgatgatgatgatgatgatgatgtgggtGAACTGATACAGATTTATTTGCGCTATAAATGAGCGTGAGTTAAAATGACGCATGCGCGTTTCAACACACGTCACGTTAATGATTTGAACTTGCACTTTGAAGAACGCCCGCGAGCTCGTGCTCTTTCTCAGGTGCGCGCACGCGCCTCGAGATCATTTACAGCACCTGTGTTATTTCCCCCAGCGTCCAGGTGGCAGCAGCTCTACCGAATTCTACTGAGCTTCACTCTCGTTCAACACGGCGTCCAAATCGAAGTCGTCGTTCTACGTGGTGGAGGCACAGAAGTGTGCAGATTTCTGTGAGTCAAACACACGGAGTCGGTCActttcacacactaaacagctctctgtctcttcagCTCTTCAGGCTCCAAggttttccaggttttccaggttttccaacTGACAAAACCCAGAACGTCCGATTCCTAAAAAGaataacattttaacaaaaatagTAGTGATGtatcattttttaatgaatcgGTTCTTTGATTCGgttcttttaaatgaatgttgaGGGACAAATATGTgagttaaatatttttctttctttttttttgcagttctcttctttcttcttcgaTTCATTTATGGATTTAAACGAATGTaggtattttctttctttctttctttctttctttctttctttctttctttctttctttctttctttctttctttcttattaaaaCGTTTGTGTCTATATGTCTTTCATTTAaattccttcctttcctttttattttttcatccatccattcatgtatgtatgtatgtaaatggattttttttttgtcccatcCACAACTACAGATTTAGTTCAGGCAAATTAATACAATCTATAAGCCATTCGGGAATCACTAGTGTCGACTCTTATCGATGAGTTGAATCAAATGAATTCCATGAATTCCATGAATTCCCATCGCTAAAAGAGTGTGATTCATCTGTGACGTTTTAAAAGGAAAACTCCACCTAACACATTAAATTTGTTCATATTGAATAAAgtatttgtggtgtgtttggtgaTTCTGCTGCTAATCTGTTGGATGATCCTCTATTTTCTTTGCTCCTGTTAGAAGCTCCGGTGaaaacttctttctttcttttaattgaGAAAAAACTCTGCTTTTTGCTCCTGAAAcaagataaaataaagaataagagCAGCTTCTCTCATGCACCAGTATTCCAAAACATCATAATGAGAGATTCAGTATAGAAGCGGTGGAGACGTCACTGTCCCAGAATGCAGTGCAGTTGTTGGACTGGGCTGAGAATCGGCTTTGAGAGCGGATTCATTCTATCATCACGTACAGATGTAACGAAACCCGGACAGtactaaagcgctgctgcatcactGACAGTGATAAAGAGAAATCCTGCAGCACTGTTATGGACACAGGATGCCAaagggcattgtgggtaatccGTTAAAGCAAAGTGAATCTACAGAGGCATGTTGATGAAAgaagtttaaagtaaaaaaaaaaaagttgcaaaCACAATATTTTCTGTTATGTATGTGGTGTTTGTacagtgtactgtgttgtgAAAAGCTTTATTGTGTTTCTTGTTACTTGTCAGTTTTGTGTTGAATTGTAGCGCCGTGGTTTCATGCTTTATTTAGCACCCAGTTGTGATGTAATATAAACAAAGTCAGACTGAAGTCGAACTTGATTTAATCTCTTAATGCCTGACTCAAGTGCGTCTCGATCTCGCAGTCTGTATGTGACTCTCAGGGCCAGAGTTTCGACTCAGCACCGCACCCTGTGTTCAGGTCAGACAGGTTCAGGGGGATTTTTCTCCTGGTGGTTTTTTATAAAGCTCTGAGCTCTTGTGGGAAGTTGTAAGTCTGAGTTGAGGAGTTTATCAGACAGCAGATCACAGGTGAGTGTTAACTGCATCCTCTAACATCAAAGTGCAGAGAATTTATAAACTCTTCAGAAGTTCACTTGGGCAAGTTACAGTAACTGCAGATTATTGATCTgatcattatatttttaaagaagaggtgttgttttttattgttttatcattttcaGGGCATCTTCAGGAGGGAAAACCTAAAAGATCTAAAGATCAGTgcagaaaatatgaaaaattaaacaaacaactaaaGTCTGGATTTCAATTAGATCCTTAGTGTCTGTTCTTTGCCCATTTACATCAACTTTCCACTCTGTTTTCTGGAATTTTAATTTGCCTTTAATCTCTGGTTCATTGGTTTCATGTTGAGtatcaaaaatgtaataaaattgtcATCACTCACCGCAACAGGTGAtttaaaaggggaaaaaaatgatgagatgataaaatatgatgtaatatatatttaaaaatgaaatttcatttcaacctgcaaatttatttgcatttaaggcttttatttttattttattttctatcttGTAGAATAAAAAGAGACATTATTTTGTATTCAGAGAAATGCTGAATTGATGTGAATTAAGGTCAGTTTTTTCAGTTTCGTCTTCATCTGACGAGTCTTTGTATTGTATGTTAAAAGGTATAATACGTTATAAAATGTCATTGGTATGTCATCTGATGTAGCTACTAGTTACTGTAGTAACCCTTTCAGTGGGACTGTTTCTAGAACTTGACCTTGAGTGATGCACGCAGTGAAACATCCTAAATATCTGCATGTGGGTGATGGACAAATGGACATTGAACAGAAATCGACTAGAGCTTGAATAACTGTCACATTTAAAGCCTGTGAGAGGAGTAACGTACAGgaaatgaccttaaaaagggTAATAGTAGGATAAGAGATTATATTTAGGATGGAAGATGTGAAGCTCTCACTTCAGCAGCCCTCCACAGATGATACTGTTCGTGTGTTTTAGCGACAGAAATGACGACCAAGATGGTGATTAAACAGCCGCAGGCGGTGCTGGAGTCCAAAGATTCTGATGAGTGGAACTCCGGGATCTGTGACTGCTGCGACAACAAGCCTGAATGTAAGATTACCGATTACTTGTCCTTTAACCGCACATCCTGGAATGTTAGAGGAATGTTTCCGCTAATTCTTCCCAATGAAGAAAATGTCACAACACCTTCCGCATGCACTTCAAAACCTCTTTCAGGAAGTtaatgtgacaaaaacaaatgtagaaagaaacaacaaaccCTTTGTCATCCTGAAGATGTCAGGAGGCTTAAAGGTCATATGAACTTGTGCTACTATCCGAAACTGCTGTTAACACATTCTGACTAATCTGGATCCAGAACTCAACAGCATTGTGGTATAAAgatgattagtgtgtgtgtgtgtgtgtgtttgtgtatatttctgACATGTAATTTAGCATTTGTTTCATCTAAAGAAggattgtataaataaaatgcctgtatgtgtgtgtttaggttgttgtgtgttttggtgcTGCCCTTGTTTTGCCTGCAAGAAGACTAAAGAATATGGCCAGTGCTTATGTCTCCCCCTGCTGGACATTTGTGGTATCGTCTCACCTGCCACATGGGCCATGAGGGTGTCCATGCGTTACCGTTACGGCATTAAGGTGCGATtagttttaattataaatacattacTTCATGACCAGAGAGAAACTGCTTTCTGTGATTTACCTCCTTATTTCTCTCATTTTAACCAATATCCATTATCgttttttgtgtttaacttGAACTGTTTTATTCTGGACTGAAGAAAATGAAATTTACTGCAGATTCTACAAAACTAAGAGTCATATGATCTTATTCAAGATATGAATGTGCGCTTTGTTCGTGTTGTCAAATTTGAATTCTAGCAAGAGTTTGTAAGACCATGGCTTACAATCAGTCTGcgtgttaccatggcaacacacAAGCCTCAATCCAGTTGTGGTTTCATTgcaaactattttattttaacagggCACGCTGTGTAATGACTGTCTAATGGCCACGTTCTGTACGCCCTGCGTCTGGTGTCAGATGTCACGTGAGATGAAATTGCGTTCGATTCCCATCGCTTTGATCAACGCCAGGCCAAAGAACTGATCTGTAAAAAAAGTTGTataaacctatttatttatctaaaggTTCTGTTCATCAGTGTTTAATCGCATGACAATTTAGAGTTCTGTGAATGTTACCTCcatgtatttgatttttttttttttaagttgtattattattgttgtcgtcaaaataaaatgtgcatggTCTTCTGTTAGAGCCTGAGACCTCACTGTTTCTGCTGCTTTCACAGTTGGGACTGAGTTAGGATTTCATTTCAGAAATTGACACAATACACCATAAGAATATACTTGTGGGAAAAGTTAAAATAGTTTGGAAAACTTatttatcaaaaaataaataaataaatacagataaagaCTGCACACGTATTCACTGTGAAATCCTTAAATTGTTAGTAACGCATGGAATGGAGGTGTGTGCGTCATTAAGGAGTCATGTGATCTCAAAATACATATACTTGTTCCAGGAAGAACTCAGAAGCACTTACAAAATATCCTGAATCATCAGGAAGAACTGTGAGCACATGGGGTCTTCTGGAAAAGCAGATTCActgaaatttataaaatatagaataaaaatgagacaaatatttatccctaataagcaaGTCAGAGGCAAAAGTAGCAAAGAAAATCTCTGTGATTCGATAATGAGGAAGAGACccagagaggaaccagaatcaacGGGGAAGGTGAAGGTGATGAGTGACAGTGGAGTGTGGAgagtttataaatcattatatacaccagagagtgggattataaatcactacaaacaaagagagtgggattataaatcactataaacaacgagagtgggattataaatcactacaaacaaagagagtgggattataaatcactataaacaaagagagtgggattataaatcactataaacactgagagtgggattataaatcattagaaattcagagagtgggattataaatcattataatgcCGATAAGAGCCCATCCACATAAGGCCAGAGACCCGGTAAAGGTTAATCCTTGACCTCATGCTATCACAACCATGCTTCACAGTGTATAAATGTTGAACAATTATCTTTTGTTTCCCTAAAAACTTTAACTCCATCTGTTAGCCTGCTAGATCACAGAGATCATTAGTACagtcaaaagaaaagaaaagaaaagaaaagaggctCTATCATCCGGAGCGTTCATCACATGGAGGAAACACTGGAGGAATATTCAGGTTATTCTACTTCCAGATGTCCatcacatggtgtgtgtgtgtgtgtgtgtgtgtgtgtttgagatacCTACATAATTACAGGGAGGTTCATTTCACTTTTGATAACGAAGACAACACAGCTTTCGACAAACCCAGGTAAGACCAGATAATACAATTATTCATGAAATGGACCACATTAATAAAACGACAACAGCTATCAATAATTACGTCCGAGGAGTTAATCATCTGAGAAGATTCCTCACATTTTGTTTTGCGAAATAAGTTTTAGATTTGAAATTGATTTTATAAAAAGCTTGTCATGTAGCATGTTTGctgtaaatgaatttatttatttatttatttatttatttatttatttatctatctgtcttttcCTTAATTCTCAGGGCGTTAATTCAGATACTGTGTCATGAGTAAAAACTTTAAGACGATATTTTTTACTACTcagaattgtttcttttttttttaacagtaaacCGGATGAGCGGGTTGAAAGAATCCAGCCTGTTTATCTTGCTCTGtcatttcttttctccttcactGCACTAACTCAGATCTGTACAATGTACAGAAATACAGTGGTTGTgttaaaaatgtacacaataaaaGATAAAGGCCAAGCACGAATGTCAGACCTTTGGATTATATTATGTTCTCTATAacaataatgatttttttttttttagagaactCGAGCATCTGAGCATCATGGCCGCCACTGTGGTTATCCAGCAGCAGCCGAGGGCAGTGCCGATGGTCACAGCGTGGAGTTCAGGACTGTGCCACTGCTGCCAGGACATGGAATCATGTGAGCGGAAACAATCAAATACATTCATACTGATGATTCCAGAAGTTtgactagtgttttttttaggtgCCTATTCAGTCCTTATATGGAAATGTAGGCATGGAATGTAAACCTGATCTTTAAATCCATATACGGAAGCCATTAATTCATGTTCATtggctcatatatatatatatatatatatatatatatatatatatatatatatatatatatatatatatatatatatactcaccgaccactttattaggtacaccttactagtaccggtgtggtcttctgctgctgcccatccgcctcaaggttcaacgtgttgtgtgttcagagatgctcttctacatacctcggttgtaacgagtggttatttgagttactgttgcctttctatcagtaagccattctcctctgacctctggcatcaacaaggcatttgtgcccacagaactgccgctcactggatattttctctttttcggatcattctctgtaaaccctagagatggttgtgcgtgaaaatcccagtagatcagcagtttctgaaatactcagaccagcccgtctggcaccaacaaccatgccacgttcaaagtcactaaaatcacctttcttccccattctgatgcttggtttgaactgcagcaggtcgtcttgaccatgtctacatgcttaaatgcattgagttgctgccatgtgattggctgattagaaatttgtgttAACGAGCAATTAGACAGGTGTACCTGTGTCTAgctcatatataaaaatatggacATTCCTTTAAGTCCATATTGGAAAACATGCTGTAGAGACAGATATTTTTAACAGTATCTAAAGCTTTAATGAGGGATAATAAATCAGTAATAACATTAGCATATATTTCAGGCTGTTGTGCGTTCTGGTGTTTTCCCTGCTTCACCTGCAGAACCTCGTCTCAGTTTGGCGAGAGTTTTTGTCTCCCTCTGGTGGATCTTCTTGGTCCTGCATTAGTGGCTATTACAGGCGTAGGGGTGTGTATTCCTCCTGTCACTCTGTCTATGAGGGTGGCCATACGGTACAAGTACGAGATTCCGGTGAGTGCTGCACTTCATTATGAAGCCTTCATaatcaagttaaaaaaaaaagagagagagtttaatgAGGTTTTACTGAAcagaactgaaaataaaaccagGTTGGAAGGCTACCATGAAATCAAATGGAACTAAATGTAATAATAGACAGGTACTAGATATTTTTATGCAACATAGTGTTCAATTAGACTTCATTAGTCATAGTAGACTTTATTTCGTGACgtcaacataaaaaaataaacaaacgtaaataaaaacagaaacaaacagaaactaaTAAATAAGACGACCATTTAAACAGCTAGCATAGATGCTAAGCAATTTGTAAACGTGGCTATAGAGCCCCCTATTTACCTTCTAATCTGAGGTGATGAATTTgtcattaaattacattaaacaatTATCTCAGATGTGTTAAGAAATAGGAAAGTGGAGACTTATAGTATATAGATAAACAGCACGGTTCTTACACTTAACATGGATATCTTTCTTCCTCAGTACCAGCGTCAGATGTAGTTAGGGGGCGTGGCTTAATATACGCTAAAATCTATTGAAAAGATAAGCTAGTTTAGCTACTTTAGCTAGTTTAAGTAAAGCGATAATGTGACGAATCTgtcaaaaatgttcacatttttcTCAAATGTGTTTAGAAACAAGAAATGAAAGTCTTAAAACTCAGCAGCCCAAGATATTTTGTTCTttatcttattttgtttttagggCAGTTTGTGTGAAGACATTCTGGTCTCCTGTTTCTGCATCTGTTGCTCGTGGTGTCAGATGAACCGGGAGATCTTACACCGGAAACGGACAGAGGCGGTGTTCAACGGGCAGCAAGTGCCCTTCACCACCGTCACCACCACCGTGCCTACAATAGTGACTTAGTCGTGAATTTATGTCTTTCTGTTTTACAGACACAGAACAACTTTTAATAATACAGATtcggtttttttgtttgtttgtttgtttttagatttaaatcatatttttttcagaCTTGATGAGAAACTAATTAAAAATTGGGAAAATCCTGATATTAGTGgaatttagatagatagatagatagatagatagatagatagatagatagatagatagatagtttctttattgtcattacacagagtacaaacaattttaatttttaataaacagtCATGAAGAGGAcaaatttttgtaaatataaaaagacaGAACAGATCATCCACAACGGTATGTAGATAATTTACTGAACAATAAAATGAACGTAAAATAAAGGATAATGAGTAAGTTTCTATTACAACATCTATGtatttagttatatatatataaatatatacacgcTTAACATGGTTCTTTAGGGATTGAATGTaaaaacttatattttattaataattcattaataatgatcattgttttttttgttttttttttcttcaatgcaAATCAGTTTGGACCCCAACACTGCTGCAGCTCATAAATAAAGATGATTCGTGTCTATTATTAATTGTGTCTGTCTCACttcctccctgtctgtctctctgaagtCCAGACTGTGTGCATGGTGATGATTAAGCTCTTCCTGGATTGTTTCCTGGAATCATTAAACTTTCCGCTAATCGGCTTCTTTTTTGTTGCATAAACGACAGGAAATCGTGTGATTATAGAAAAAAGGACACACCGCGGTCCTGATCACTTCAGTAAACAGGATGATGCAATCAGGAAAAGATCCGTGATCACGGAATAACTCGGCTATTATCTCATTTATTCCCGCCTTCTGTCGTTCAGTAATGTCCTCCTGAATGTCACTTCTGTGTCTCTTGCAGATTTGTCTGTTATTCAGACGCATATGAATACACCGAGCAATATCAcactatcaaataaaaatcaaataaaaaaaaaaaactcaatatgatgacttcaaaataaatattttgtagggaaaaaaaatctgtggtcagcaatattttctaataagtaaagatgtaatgtgatgtgtgACCAGTAGAtggagcaaaacacacacacacacacacacacacacacacacacacacacacacgcttcctATGATGTCTTGTCTTAAACAGATCTATGGTAAAAGATAACGATTTATACAAGTTTCTGTAGAGTTAAAGAGCGACTTTAAAAAGCTTTCAAAATCATTGCAGTTGATGAAAAGcagacaggaaaaaaagaagacagagatTAACAGATCAACTAAGAGATGGACAAATAGTAGGCAGAAATGGTAATAGAGAGATAAATGAACTGATGGAA from Tachysurus vachellii isolate PV-2020 chromosome 20, HZAU_Pvac_v1, whole genome shotgun sequence includes these protein-coding regions:
- the LOC132862923 gene encoding placenta-specific gene 8 protein-like, with translation MSITWCVCVCVCVCLRYLHNYREVHFTFDNEDNTAFDKPRELEHLSIMAATVVIQQQPRAVPMVTAWSSGLCHCCQDMESCCCAFWCFPCFTCRTSSQFGESFCLPLVDLLGPALVAITGVGVCIPPVTLSMRVAIRYKYEIPGSLCEDILVSCFCICCSWCQMNREILHRKRTEAVFNGQQVPFTTVTTTVPTIVT
- the LOC132862925 gene encoding cornifelin homolog B-like isoform X1 → MDLNESTEMTTKMVIKQPQAVLESKDSDEWNSGICDCCDNKPECCCVFWCCPCFACKKTKEYGQCLCLPLLDICGIVSPATWAMRVSMRYRYGIKGTLCNDCLMATFCTPCVWCQMSREMKLRSIPIALINARPKN
- the LOC132862925 gene encoding cornifelin homolog B-like isoform X2, giving the protein MTTKMVIKQPQAVLESKDSDEWNSGICDCCDNKPECCCVFWCCPCFACKKTKEYGQCLCLPLLDICGIVSPATWAMRVSMRYRYGIKGTLCNDCLMATFCTPCVWCQMSREMKLRSIPIALINARPKN